In Tachypleus tridentatus isolate NWPU-2018 chromosome 7, ASM421037v1, whole genome shotgun sequence, a genomic segment contains:
- the LOC143256408 gene encoding SLIT-ROBO Rho GTPase-activating protein 1-like isoform X4, whose translation MYKRCRQVGVESHEELLKLLYELHTSMKTYHAYHSEERQMESKIKILESQKSKLEQSVSSEKIQRLKKYNLIVKDLQKRQSKYNDSKLKSLKARNEYLLCLDAANAVVHKYYVDNIPDLIDCMDFGFYTCLARTLKMHVSAEENLQKSKHNSINEMIKAISRLDARVDKQRFLEHNNSVFMVPKKFEFQAHKGDKVSKLCLDNTIREELEQRYKQLKKRLTSLKAENEEVWKTLETAERSLLEMISIKDYDCSSLFTDESNDKNGLKQPETLALKLRADRQETEDFYLYKFQKYTLDSNLIARLQAKAEVMRRELADEAVMSASGVSLSLAGSRPHTLPHRTRKKRIGQTLVVGQPMLFGGSLEEYLEATNQEIPLIIRSCIRIINLYGLHHQGVFRVSGSQVEINNLKDAFERGEDPLADMTDPSDINSVAGVLKLYLRELREPLFPVYFFDQLVEISQVEFKSDFINKVRDVVASLPRPVYVVLRYLFAFLNHVSESSDENMMDPHNLATCFGPSLLPIPEDKNQVQNQNLFNELIKNIIIYQEEIFSKDGGMVYEKYISLNVPDENDVGDSPVDQCSDDLDTMDSSEPEILASEDECEILEGVAQQTFCGERIVNSPLSRVAFYSCTPKSLPSGGKEVLMGEKDLCGTTLSF comes from the exons ATGTACAAGAGG TGTCGACAAGTTGGAGTGGAAAGCCATGAAGAACTACTCAAACTTCTGTACGAGCTTCATACT AGCATGAAGACATACCACGCTTATCACTCTGAAGAAAGACAGATGGAAAGTAAGATTAAAATTCTTGAGTCCCAGAAGAGCAAACTGGAGCAGTCCGTCTCTTCTGAGAAAATCCAGCgactaaagaaatataatttaatagtaaaggatcTTCAAAAG agaCAGTCCAAGTATAATGATTCAAAGCTCAAATCCCTGAAGGCTCGTAACGAATATCTCTTGTGTCTGGATGCAGCTAATGCAGTAGTCCATAAGTATTATGTTGACAACATTCCTGACTTGATTGAT TGCATGGACTTCGGATTCTACACATGTTTAGCACGGACGTTAAAGATGCATGTCAGTGCAGAAGAAAATCTTCAGAAGTCCAAACACAACAGTATCAATGAGATGATAAAGGCCATCAGCAGGCTAGACGCTCGGGTGGACAAGCAGCGTTTTTTGGAGCACAACAACTCTGTCTTCATGGTACCGAAGAAGTTTGAATTTCAAGCTCATAAGGGTGATAAG gTATCCAAGCTGTGTTTGGACAATACCATTCGAGAAGAACTAGAACAACGGTACAAGCAGTTAAAGAAACGCTTGACGTCACTAAAGGCAGAAAATGAAGAG GTTTGGAAAACTCTTGAGACTGCAGAGCGTTCTCTGTTGGAAATGATTAGTATTAAAGATTATGACTGCTCTTCTCTGTTTACCGATgaaagtaatgataaaaatggTCTCAAACAGCCAGAAACGCTTGCTCTCAAGCTACGAGCTGACAGACAAGAAACTGAAgacttttatttatat aaatttcaaaagTATACCCTAGACAGCAACTTGATAGCACGTCTACAAGCCAAAGCTGAAGTTATGCGTCGTGAATTAGCAGATGAAGCTGTCATGTCAGCTAGTGGGGTGTCACTATCTCTTGCCGGTTCACGACCACATACATTACCCCATAGAACGAGGAAGAAGCGAATTGGTCAAACACTGGTGGTTGGTCAACCAATGCTGTTTGGTGGAAGCTTGGAGGAATATTTAGAG GCAACAAACCAGGAAATTCCTCTTATCATCCGTAGTTGTATCAGGATAATCAACTTGTATG GTTTACATCATCAGGGAGTATTTAGGGTATCTGGCTCGCAAGTTGAAATCAACAATCTGAAGGATGCATTCGAGagag GAGAGGATCCACTAGCAGACATGACAGACCCAAGTGACATTAACTCAGTTGCGGGAGTGTTGAAACTGTATCTAAGAGAGCTACGTGAACCCTTGTTTCCAGTTTATTTCTTCGATCAGCTGGTTGAAATAAGTc AGGTTGAATTTAAATCTGATTTCATCAATAAGGTTAGAGACGTTGTGGCGAGTCTTCCACGACCAGTTTATGTTGTACTTCGCTACCTGTTTGCCTTCTTAAATCA TGTTTCAGAATCTAGTGATGAAAATATGATGGACCCTCACAACTTGGCTACTTGCTTTGGGCCATCTTTGCTGCCAATACCAGAGGACAAAAACCAGGTCCAGAATCAAAACCTCTTCAATGaacttattaaaaacataattatctaCCAAGAAGAGATCTTTTCAAAAGATGGTGGGATGGTCTACGAGAAGTACATCAGTCTCAATGTTCCAGATGAAAA TGATGTTGGTGACTCTCCAGTTGACCAGTGTTCTGATGATCTTGATACCATGGACAGTTCTGAACCAGAGATTCTTGCTAGCGAAGATG
- the LOC143254910 gene encoding uncharacterized protein LOC143254910 has product MILDVFQAVPWSMMENNGKEDHCRNVVERSKEEEKQCRNVVERSKEEEKQCRNVVERSKEEEKQCRNVVERSKEEEKQCRNVVERSKEEEKQCRNVVERSKEEEKQCRNVVERSKEEEKQCRNVVERSKEEEQLCRNVVERSKEEEKSKKVKEEKKVQCRKEDERSKEERR; this is encoded by the exons ATGATATTAGACGTTTTTCAGGCTGTACCATGGAGCATGATGGAAAATAACGGTAAGGAAGATCAT TGTAGAAATGTGGTGGAGAGGTCCAAAGAAGAGGAGAAGCAGTGTAGAAATGTGGTGGAGAGGTCCAAAGAAGAGGAGAAGCAGTGTAGAAATGTGGTGGAGAGGTCCAAAGAAGAGGAGAAGCAGTGTAGAAATGTAGTGGAGAGGTCCAAAGAAGAGGAGAAACAGTGTAGGAATGTGGTGGAGAGGTCCAAAGAAGAGGAGAAGCAGTGTAGAAATGTGGTGGAGAGGTCCAAAGAAGAGGAGAAGCAGTGTAGAAATGTAGTGGAGAGGTCCAAAGAAGAGGAGAAACAGTGTAGGAATGTGGTGGAGAGGTCCAAAGAAGAGGAGCAGCTATGCAGAAATGTAGTGGAGAGGTCCAAAGAAGAGGAGAAGTCAAAGAAA GTCAAAGAAGAGAAGAAAGTGCAGTGCAGAAAAGAAGATGAGAGGTCCAAAGAagaaagaagatga